The following nucleotide sequence is from Zingiber officinale cultivar Zhangliang chromosome 10A, Zo_v1.1, whole genome shotgun sequence.
GGAACACTTCCTGAAAGCTGGTTGAAAGAAACATTGAACAGTGCAAGCTTCAAATTTTGAAGCTCGGGTGGGATTTCACCGGTAATCTTGTTGTTCGAAATGTCAAGGTATGTCAGTACGGGTAAGTGGCCAAGTGAAGGTGGTATGCCTCCGCTCAGACTGTTGCCTGCCAAGGATAAAGAAACCAACTTTCTGCAATTCCTGGGCTCTGGAATCGGTCCCGTGAGAGAATTGTGGGACATATTTACGATACTCAATACAGGAGAATCAAAGATATTATCAGGGAGATTACCAGAGAAGCGATTAAGTGAAGCTGAAAACTTGTACATAGTTCGAATTGATCCAAGGCCTCTTGCGATTCCACCTGTGAAGTTGTTGTTATCAATCTGAACTTGCTCCAGTTGAGAAGGAACACCAACCTCATCCGGTATCTCACCGGTGAACAGGTTGTTCTCAGCTCTGAGTAACTTTAACTGGGGCATTGACCATAAACCAGATGGAAATTCACCGGAAAACTTATTATCCTGCACTTGAAGCCTCTCAAGGCTGGAACATTTCTCAATGATTTTAGGTATTGAACCCGTGAAAGAGTTCTCATGAAGACTTAACTCTAGAAGAACTTTTCCATAGCAGACATCAATAGGAAAGGAACCAGAGAGCATGTTCTGTGAGAAGTCTACAGAAGCTAACTTCAGAAAGCCTAACCCAAGCCCCAAAGGGATAATCCCAGTCAAATTATTCTGGGAAAGATCTAAAATCTCGAGTTCATGGAGATCAAGCAAGGACTCAGGAATAGTACCATAAAGACCAGATCTTTGCATCAACAGCCATCTTAATTTAGAAACTCTCCCGATTTCTTGAGGTAGTTGAGATATTAAAGACGGATTGCGAGACAAATCAAGGAGGACTAGCTCACTCAAATTCTTCAAAACATTGGAATGGATGATACCTGAGAAAAAGTTACTTCCGAAGTTGAGAACTTTGAGCCTCACTAACGACCCCAAGCTGAGTGGTATCTGCCCTTCAATGTGGTTCCTGCTGAGATCAAGAGTAACTAAGCTTGACAATAGACCTATCTGTTCAGGAAGTGTCCCCCAGAGGAGATTGTTGCTTAGGTTGAGAATGACTAGCCTAGAGCACTCGGTGAGTTGGAGAGTAATGGCCTGATTGAAGTTATTGCTGGCAAGGTTAAGGGTCGAAAGCTCAGGTAGTTGGCAGATGGAAGGAGAGATGTAACCGGAGAGGTTGCGGTTGTTAAGATCTATGGAGGTAACCAGAGAAGTGGTCTTGGAGCAAGTAATACCAGTCCAGTTACAATAGTTTGTGAAGTTCGGGGACCAGTCGGACAGAACCAAGGCAGGGTCCTCCACGGAGGCTTTGAAGGTGAGAAGCAGGTCTGattcagaggaagaagagaggatggTGCCGAAGGAAGAGAGTAACAGAGACAAGAAGAGAGGGAGGTGAGCCGAGGAGGAAGGCATGCTGAGCGATGGAAGCTACCCGCTCCGGTGTTCCTTGTTCCTACTCTTCCACAGTGACGGATTATATGAGTAGGTAATGGCAGTGTCATTATTACAGTTAAAGCAAAGGGCCCTTTTTCAATTGAATTTTGACAGATACGCCTCTGCTATGCTCTGTGCAGCGCTCCTGCACCACCGTAGACAGTGTTAGATTTAGTCCTTTAGCATTAAAGATTTACCCAGATCATGCATAGAGAATGCGTCCTCCTAATAACATCCACGGTTGATTCTGCAAGCAAATTAACCTCCCCAATTTACCATCCGCTTCACAATCTTAAACTGCTTCTATCTACTTGAGTAACTTGGTTGGTTGCATGTGGGCTTCATTCAACTGCAGCAGCGGCAAGTATACTGCAGAGCCACATGAGGAAATAATATATAGATAACATGCTTATTAAGAAATCCAAATAATTGATAACATACCCGTGAACAGAGATGACATGACAGAAATCTTCCTGCCACGGTAGGGGAAGAAGACAAGCGAGCCCATTCATTTCTCGGCGCTGGCTTCATCTTCTCAACGCGTTACTCCCATTAGACGGCTGCGATGAAGTTAACCGTTCCCATGCAGGTTGTTGAATTCGACGGTGGACGTACACTGAAACATATATTAATGGCCAAGACCAAAAAGGGTCACTGCGGAGCCCTTTTGAATGGCCGTACCGGGAGGCTCTGTTTTCTAAAATAAAGCAATTGATAAGTCAATGCACATGAGATGTTTGGGCTCAAAGCAACCCGTGAGTTACAACTTACAACTGCGGTAAAAGTCTTCTTTTCTGTTTTTCTTGCTGCCTTGAGCTCTTCGGTCCGTCTTCAGAGTGGACCCACTGATACAGTCCTCCATTGACATTATTATCGTGCTTTTAATCTGCAGTGGATGTTCTCTGGTCACCATATCCAGCCATTCGATTTGAGCAAAAGAAGTGAGCTTTTTCTTTGAACGTACAATGAAATAACATCGGTCTTGACTCATGATCACAGTGCAGCAAAGCAGAGTCCACTTGAACATGCTTGCATCTGGGAGTACATTTGACAAGAGAACAGGTCAAAATCTTTTGGACTCGAGCACCAGAGTCCACTAACAAAAAGGAGGAGGCAAGTTCCTGAACATTAACCAAAGGAATCAACTCAATTCCAGGCAGGAACATTCAAGGAGAAAGAATGCGCATTTCTACTTATCCTTTGCAATTCACTTTATGAATCAGAGGCCAATTGATCAAATAGGTTTTAAAAAATGTCAGCATTAAGGCTTGCTCTGTAGCATTAGAAACCAAAAGATAAAGGAGGCAACTCTACTTATCCTATGCAATTTCACTTTATCAATCAGATTCAATCTCCAATGCTCCTCTTTTGCATCAAAAAAATGAGACGCAACTAATTGTTAATGGATTTGGCATACCTTCTCCTGTTAGGATCTAATTGTTAGTGGATTTGGATTGATGTGGTCAGGTATCCCATGATATATACCTGTGAAGTGATGCCCAGTGCCAACTTGAGGACCTTGTACGAGGCAAGGCAGAAATGCCTCAGTTCTGACCTAATAAATTCTTGAGCACGAGAATTGCAGCAATATAATGGCAATTGTCCAGGAACACTAGTTGGAGTTTTCATGCAAGTGTAACAAAAAAGCAAACTTACAACTGAAAAGGATGATGGCCAAACTGCAACTGATTTGATTGCTATGGGAAAGCAGTTTTGAGGCTCCTCCACCTTTGCCAGAGCAAAAGATTGGTACGGATGAGATGATTGCAGTTAGATCTTCTTCCCTTGTTCTACTTATAACACACAATCCTGTCGAACACAGAATATAATGATCTAAAGAGGATCAGATCAAATAACTTTATATTTTTGTTCTACGAATTGTGAATCAAATAAATATAAAGGACAATAGATCTCacctttttgttttttgttttcccCTTCGCGTTTTTCCCTTGTGGATCGAAGCTGGGCAAGACATCAGCAACATGTTGAAGAGGAAGAGGATTCGGCATCTAATACTTGCGTTTCATCTCGATAACCTCCTTCCCGTTGACGATGAACCTCTGGGTAAAATAGTGATCACCTTCCCGGCGCAGGCAGCGATCGCCGCGAGTGGCTTGCAACTGATGCCTATCTCCGTCGCTTCGGCCGCTCTGAATGGGAGCGGTAGATGCGGCTCGCTCGCTCCGCCTCAGTCAGGCCATGGGGGCACGATCTCCATGAACCGCCTGGGCGTCGATCAATCGCGGCGGGTAGAGGAGAGTCCAGAAGGGGTCGTCACTTTTGGGTAGTGAATTGGGCCCGTTAAATTGAATTAGGCCATGGGCCTTGATCGATTGCGATGATCGaatccacacacacaccatcCAATCCAAAGATTCAAACAATAGCAATATAATGAATCGATGCGACAAACAATGCGAGAAATAAAGATTCCTTTTTTCATCCCAATTAAAAATGATTCACATTCGTCTCACGATCAAATCGATCCCAACAACGCACACAACACGGAAGGAAAGAATTAACATGGAACCATGAACAATAAGCGCAGTCATTCTCTCATCAAGAGCCGGAGGTTGAGGTCACTGCAGGTAGAAGGCGAAGAAGGATAGGAAGGAGGCGCCGATGGCGGCTCCGATGGCGGGGCTGACTGCGAAGGAGGCGCTGGCGGGGCCGGGGGCGGGTGCTTCGGCTGCGAGAGCGGTTGTGGTGGCGGCTGCGACGATGAGAGCGGCGCAGGCGATCTTCCTCATCTCCATTGACTGGTGCGGCGGCGAGCTAGGATCTTGAAGCAAGAGAGGAGATGAGAAAGATGGGATTTTGGGGAGGGATTTGGCTTCTCCTTTGCTCTTGCAGCTTCAGACCTGAAGAGGGAGGGGAGAGGGGGGAGGGGATTTATAGGAGTGAGGAATCGAGGAAAACGCCATTGTTGGAAGTTGTTTGCGAGGGAGAGGAAGGGCGAAGCGGAGTTTGAGGGATGGCGAAGCGATGGGTGGAAGCCACGTTCAGTTGTGCAAAATGCCAAGTTTGGCTGAGAAAGCGAAGGAGGCAAAACAGGGGAATTTGATGGATTTATGAAAGTGGAGGAAAACTATGTCAATTCTGTATATTTGAAACAACAGTTCATTACAAGAATATATATAAATTTCTTAATAcataaaataatacataaaaTATGGAAATTCAGATCTAATTTAATATGAATTAATTATATAGAATATATTTAGAAAATCATatctaattaaattgattttgtcAATCAATTAGAATCATTTCTTTAATACTCTCTCTCACGTTGGAGAGTGAATGTCAAGAATGCTCAGCTTGTGAACAAATATGCTAAATGGAGATTCACCTAACGCCTAGGCGCATATGTCTATGATTTTCACCTGACACATAAGCAGTCTTAATTTCTCCTTTTTCAATTCGCTCGTAGACAATGTGATAGTTTATCTCAATGTGGTTTGTCCTTTTATGAAAAATCGGATTGGCAGCGATGTGCATAGCTGTTTGATTATCATAATATAAAAGTACTAGCTGTTAATGATTAATGCCCAAATCTCGTAATAAGTACTTTAGCCAAGTTACTTCACAAGTAGTGGAAGCCATGGATATATATTCTCCCTCAGCTGAAGACTTAGACACAGTGATTTGTTTCTTACTTTTCCATGAGATAAGAGTTTTTCCAAAAAAAACACAATACCCAATGATTGATCGCCATGTAGAAATGTCTCCACCCCAGTCTGCATCGCATAACCCGACCAAACTTAAATCACCTTTAGAAGGAAAAAATAATCCTTGTCTTGGTGTACCTTTTAAATATCGAAGTAATCGATGAACTGCATCAAGGTGAGGTTGTTTAAGTTCTTGCATAAATTGACTAAGagtattgattggaaatgaaatttCTGGTCTTGTGATGGTTAAGTAGATCAACTTTCCTATCAATCGTCGATAATGCATCGGATTTTTGAATAAGTTGTCATTATTTGAGGTGAGCTTCAAGGATTGTTCCATGGGAAACTTAGCAGGTTTTGCACCAAGCAATCCTGCTTCTTGAAGAAGATCGAGTGTGTATTTGCGTTGGTTGATGGAAATGCCCATTTTAGAATGAGCTACTTCAATtccaaggaaatattttaacattcCAAGGTCCTTCAATTTAAAGCAAGTTGCAAGAAAAACCTTCACATTGTTGATGGCCTTTTGATCATTCCCTGCTatgattgtcacgccccgggggtcTAGTTCCCGGTATCCCACTCGGTGACGATATAATAAAAAGAAATCCTAAAAACCATCTAAACAGCATAACCAAGAAATGTATCAACTTATATATATATCTCATATGCTTCGTATACCACAAAATTATACAAATAAACGACATCTGAAATAAAATTACAAAATGCAAATACAACgaaaacaaaagtaaaacaaCCCAAGAAATCAGcacgtcgagatctctgagcagctctatgaaagtccaaaataaactataatatcaaaaggatccctgtgtctgtaaaactggagaccaaggaatgtagaaagttagccaaatgactaagtggatactcaagaaagatgtgcatgaatttaatcttgtttaagatatcaaagagGTATCATTTATTATTtcaacttttctttcttctttgagtTCTCAGATAATATGCATAAGTGTATAGTTATGATCAtctaacatttatttgttaaaattaaaattcattttcataTATTATCATCAGTTAAGATCAATTcttcaatcttattatttaatcactcGGTTATAAGTTATCATGGTAATATCAACATGTGTATCAATAGTCTGAATCTGATAAATtaactaaaaagtgaatcacttgagccaatatcatcagagtgTAATATCATATGGATAGGCTAAAAGCCGCCTCAGAGTATAAGACTGTCAcatacgtcatctgacgtacgggctatcagccctcaccggtggaagacataataaacactgaccgAGGGCTACATCACGTCACCACGCCTCGAGTGTACGGTCAGGTACTTTGGACCACGGGCCGCCGCACTACCATAATAATATGTCGGTGGTCCAGTACTCTAATATAAAGTTCTGATACAAAGCTAGGATCACCGTCTTCActttttaatattcttcatttactatctttattatttcacctttatgattatatttatccatttatcatgattattctcttttcatattgaatgatcaatcaaggtaatattttcgtatcaagtctattaatttatcattatagggTCCACAGATAAAAAGCTACAAGCATCAATAGATAGAGTATCAAAAACATGAAGTATGAAAGATCAAACAAGTAAAAAAAAGACAAGGTATAACAGAAAAATAATtcagaatatttctttaattttaaaacaactCTTCCCATATAAATCCCAGTATGAACCCACATGTGAACAAGgaataatatcaattatttaccctccaatgatttaattatttaatactcATTTCACTATTTTAAGTATCATTTTAATtcccttttaaaaataattatataaatatatataatttcattattactttattcatgcacaaggatAAATATATGAGTCAAAGAGAAATGTACCCACTTTATATACAGCAAAATCTTCGAGTGTCGACAGATTAAATACTATCAAATAAAAATCATGACATGAACATCGACATTTAATTTACGACTCGAAGCACTATCTCGTACCACTTCGCATTCCTAAACGAAACCGCTGTTTTAATCTAGATAGCTCTTCTAAGTACACATTGATTAATACAAGGCATAAAGTAGGCCTTCTAAAGATTGTTGTAGCTGCTGGAATTGAGGGCAGCAATTAGGGTTCTCTTCCTCTCTTTGTTGGCAACTCCAGTAAGTTGCGGCGAGCTCCGATGGTTGCTGCCAAGAAGCAAGGACAACAAGAGTGGGTATTTGTTAGGGAAAAAAAAGAAAGGCAACATCTAGGGTGCTGTTGTTGAAGCTATCGGAGAAGAAGGGAGGGCTGAAAGCAAAAGAACACAGAAATGGATGATCTTTCTCTCTTTACCAGTAGCCTCGGCGAGTTCAGCGTGACCACAACTAGCTCCGGCAAAACTCCGGTGGTGCTGCCCAAATGCAGGAgaacaaggaagaagagaaagagagggaaggGAGGGGTTGTTGCTCGGGTTCCTCTTGCTTGTTGGTGAAGAGGCAGGAGAAGGAGGACTCCTGctggagaagaagaagggcttctaCGATCTCGCTTCTGTCGTTGAAGAGAAGCAGAAAAGCGAAGAAGgaatgagagaaagagaaaagtcatgggggaagggaagaaaagaaagggagaAAAGGGGAGGGGAAAAGTGCACGTGGGTGGGTATGAgtgtattagttttttttttcatatttaacaatgatcatatcatcaacatacagtaagatgattgtaaaggaaTTTCCATATACCTGTGTGAAGAGTGAGTAATCAGCCCGTGATTGTTGGAAACCAAACTTGGTAATGGCAGAAAGAAACTTTTGAAACCATGATCTTgaagcttgttttaatccataaagGGATTTATGAAGTCGACACACAAGTGACTCCCCATGTCGACGAAAACCAAGGGGTGGTTGCATATAGACTTCTTCCGCAAGGTCGCCATGTCAAAATGCATTTTGAACATCCATTTGGTGAAGGGCCCAACCACGAACAGATGTGATAGCTAGTATGCATCAAAGAGTGATGAGTTTTGCAACTGAAGCAAATGTTTCATTGTAATCAATACATTCTCGTTGGGTGTATCCTTTAGCAACTAGATGGGCTTTATATCTTTCAACAGTACCATTAGAGTTATACTTGATCTTGTATACTCATTTGCATCCAATGGTGCGATGTCCTGTGGGAAGAGAAACAAGGGACCAAGTCTTATTTGCTTTTAGTGCAGAAATTTTAGCATTCATCGCTCCAATCCATCTTTAATCTTTACAGGCCTGCTCATATGTTTCTGGCTCGACCAAGTGAGAAACATTATAGATGAAAGTATGGTGTGAAGGAGAAAGATTACAATATGACACATACCTTGATAATGGGTGTTGAGTGCTAGATTTAACTAAAAGAGATGAGGTAGTGGTTGGCATAGTATGGTTGACTTGATAATCTCGAAGATGGGATGTTGTGCGACTAGGTCTAGTAGATCTCTGGAGTAGTGATTCTGGTTGTAGAGAAATTTCATTTAGCTGATGTGGTCATTCTTGTGTGTTCGGATTGTGTGTAGGTATGATATTGGGTTGGAGGTCAATGTGGCTATGAGTAGGATTATTGACATCTTGTGTAGGTTGAGTGATTAAAGGTATCTCTATGTTGTTATCGACGAGCTTTGGCAAAACTGGTATATCGTCTTGGTCATCATATGTCATGGTTGAatatggaaaaatattttcataaaatataACATCTCGAGAAGTAATCATTTTTCCGTCAACCAAATCATAGAGAAGATACCCTTTTTGCCCTGGTGGATACCGAAGAAAAATACAACGTCATGCACGAGCATTGAATTTATTAGTGGGTTGTAGATTTGTGACAAAACAAAGATAACCATAAACCCGTAAGGGGAAATAAGAgggtattttattatataatttttcatatggtgttttatttgATAAAAGTTGTGTGGGTAAACGATTAACAAgataacatgctactttaatgtGTTCCCCCCAAAATTTTAAAGAAAGATTGGGTTGAAAGCGAATGACATGAGCTACATTTAAGAGATAACGATGTTTACGTTCAACTaccccattttgttggggtgtgcAAGTACAGGATCAATTAAAATTGGTGTCATTGCCATCAAAAAAGGTTTGTAAAGAAATAAATTCTAGCCCATTATCATATCTTAATGTTTTGACTTGGCGATTATGTTGTGTTTTGACTCAAGAGAAAAAATTCTTGATGATTGATTGAACTTCTGACTTTTGACGCATGAGATGAATCCAGGTATAACGAGAATAATCATCAACAATTGTCAAAAAATATCTCGCTCCATAATAGGAGTGGATTCTAtgggatcccaaatatcataatGTATTAGGTCAAAAGGTTCATGACTGGAAATATTACTAATAGAAACAGGTAAACGAGATTGTTTTGCTAAATGACAAATATCACAAACATTGCttgattctaaaaaaaaatatctagaatagtTTTAGATAATGACCAGAGTGGATGAACAGAGGGATGCCCAAGATGTTTATGCCAGAGGTTGGATGTATGGTTGATGGTGCTGTAAAGGTGAGGGATCGACTTCATTGTAAGGTAATACAAGCCATTACTATGTTTGCCCAACCCAATTGTCTTCTTCGTAGTTAAATCCTGCATTACACAAGAATCAGGGTAAAATGTCACTTTGCAACCTAGAGCCTGTGTAAGTTTGCATTCGAAAGCAAGTCTAACTTGAATTTTGGAACATAGAGTACATTCTCAACAGTCATATTGTTGCTTAATTTCTTAGATCTGATGGATTTTATCTCTGCATGTCCTCCATTTGATAGTTGCACAACAACATGtttagagaaaattttaattgcAGTAGGTGGAGTATTACATACGTGATCAGTAgcaccactgtccaaaatccatgTACTACTTGCATAAATAGAATCAATACCTGACGTATTGATAAGAGGTTCAGTGTTACCAATGTCTTTGCGAAGGAGGGCCATAATTTGATCATATTTTTTTGTTGTCAACTACTTGGTTTCACTCCTCTCCATATTGAGAACAATAGagaaatttatagattttttgcCTTTCGGTTTAATGTCTTTGCCATGATATCTGTACCCCGGAGGAAAACCATGAATATAATAGAAGCAACGATCGATGGTATGCCCATCCATTTCACAGTTGATATAGTAAAGCCTGTTGTTGCCCGTCGAGCGGTGATATTCTGACTCGGTGACCCGTCGAGAACCAATCTGATTTTGTGTTTTGGGTTGTGTAAAATTCACAACATGTCTAGAATTATTTCTGTTGGTCGTCACGTCACTTTGTCTCTCATGTTGTAAAATAAGTGCATGGACCTTCCGGGTGTTGGGAAGAGGATTCATTAAAACTATGGATCCTCGAATAATGGAAAAAGAATCATTCAAACTCATAAGGAATTGCATgacttgttctttttcttctctttcagcGAAGCCCTTGAGACCACCACAAGTGCAAGTGATTGGGGCGTGGTATGAAGATAGTTAATCCCAAAGAGCTTTAATCTTGGTATAGTAGA
It contains:
- the LOC122027679 gene encoding arabinogalactan protein 23-like, which translates into the protein MEMRKIACAALIVAAATTTALAAEAPAPGPASASFAVSPAIGAAIGASFLSFFAFYLQ
- the LOC122027677 gene encoding probably inactive leucine-rich repeat receptor-like protein kinase At5g06940, which produces MPSSSAHLPLFLSLLLSSFGTILSSSSESDLLLTFKASVEDPALVLSDWSPNFTNYCNWTGITCSKTTSLVTSIDLNNRNLSGYISPSICQLPELSTLNLASNNFNQAITLQLTECSRLVILNLSNNLLWGTLPEQIGLLSSLVTLDLSRNHIEGQIPLSLGSLVRLKVLNFGSNFFSGIIHSNVLKNLSELVLLDLSRNPSLISQLPQEIGRVSKLRWLLMQRSGLYGTIPESLLDLHELEILDLSQNNLTGIIPLGLGLGFLKLASVDFSQNMLSGSFPIDVCYGKVLLELSLHENSFTGSIPKIIEKCSSLERLQVQDNKFSGEFPSGLWSMPQLKLLRAENNLFTGEIPDEVGVPSQLEQVQIDNNNFTGGIARGLGSIRTMYKFSASLNRFSGNLPDNIFDSPVLSIVNMSHNSLTGPIPEPRNCRKLVSLSLAGNSLSGGIPPSLGHLPVLTYLDISNNKITGEIPPELQNLKLALFNVSFNQLSGSVPASLVSGLPASFLQGNPDLCGPGLLNPCTVRPERQNSKNNGLIWTVIVISIIVGLMLIASGLLAVYRLSQSRPGSGKWKSVFFYPLKITEDELLMALVERNSIGEGAFGKVYAIPASDGEFIAVKRLLNSGNLSFRTVKAEIKTLAKARHRNVTKLLGFCYSRGTILLIFEYQQKGSLGDALRKPGFSMDWRFRLKVAVGSAQGLLYLHNDYVSQILHLDMKSNNILLGDDFEPKITDFGLARVIGEAAYKSSVASELGGYCYFPPEYGCIKKPTEQMDVYSFGVVLLELITGRPAEQPESRESLDVVKLVRRKVNMTNGALEVLDPKISSSAQQDMLEVLDLALRCTSVLPEKRPTIIEVVRSLQSLQPIALPPILTGDGELPCVE